The proteins below are encoded in one region of Syntrophobacterales bacterium:
- the rplI gene encoding 50S ribosomal protein L9, which produces MKIILNQGLDTLGKAGDLVKVADGYARNYLIPKGLASEADGRNIKAFEHEKKRIMVQAEKDRKKAEEIAARLGAITCTIARRVGEQEKLFGSVGARDIQEALGLLGIEVDKKNIILDDPLKALGEFPVRIKVGGGTTAEIKVAVVAEG; this is translated from the coding sequence ATGAAGATCATTTTAAATCAGGGGCTCGACACTCTCGGAAAAGCCGGCGATCTGGTGAAGGTTGCCGATGGATATGCCCGCAATTACCTGATCCCCAAGGGACTGGCCTCCGAAGCAGACGGCAGGAACATCAAGGCCTTTGAACACGAAAAGAAACGGATAATGGTTCAGGCTGAAAAAGACCGGAAAAAGGCCGAAGAGATCGCAGCCAGACTGGGTGCGATAACCTGTACAATCGCCCGGCGCGTGGGCGAGCAGGAAAAACTGTTCGGGTCGGTCGGCGCCAGGGACATCCAGGAGGCGCTTGGCCTTTTGGGAATCGAAGTCGATAAAAAGAATATAATTTTGGATGATCCGCTCAAGGCGCTGGGTGAATTCCCGGTCCGCATCAAAGTCGGCGGCGGGACCACAGCCGAAATAAAAGTAGCGGTAGTTGCGGAAGGATAA
- a CDS encoding NifB/NifX family molybdenum-iron cluster-binding protein — protein sequence MENSMKIAVPSSQHQVDAHFGHCEYFTVFTVDDVKGIISEETVSSPANCGCKSNIAQTLAEAGVKMILAGNMGQGAVNVLNSCGIDVLRGCSGDVQAVAESWLAGRLKDSGMTCDLHEHGCHEA from the coding sequence ATGGAAAATTCTATGAAAATCGCTGTACCGTCAAGTCAGCATCAGGTGGATGCACACTTTGGCCATTGTGAATACTTTACGGTATTTACCGTTGACGATGTGAAGGGAATCATTTCCGAGGAAACCGTTTCGTCTCCGGCAAATTGCGGCTGTAAATCAAATATTGCCCAGACGCTCGCCGAGGCCGGCGTCAAGATGATTCTGGCCGGAAACATGGGACAGGGCGCCGTGAACGTGCTAAACAGTTGCGGAATCGATGTCTTGAGGGGCTGCTCGGGTGATGTGCAGGCAGTTGCCGAAAGCTGGCTTGCGGGAAGACTCAAGGATTCGGGAATGACCTGCGATCTGCATGAGCACGGTTGCCATGAGGCCTGA
- the rpsR gene encoding 30S ribosomal protein S18: MAFTPATRTPGKGPRPQKKFFHKRKFCRFCTDHNLNIEYKDPQTLREFITERGKIMPRRITGNCAKHQREITVAIKRARTIALLPFAVSEG; encoded by the coding sequence ATGGCTTTTACACCTGCAACAAGAACGCCGGGAAAGGGACCGCGCCCTCAGAAGAAGTTCTTCCACAAAAGAAAATTTTGCCGCTTCTGTACGGACCATAACCTGAATATTGAATACAAGGATCCCCAGACACTCCGAGAGTTTATAACCGAACGGGGCAAAATAATGCCGCGCCGGATCACCGGAAACTGTGCAAAACACCAGAGGGAGATTACCGTGGCGATAAAAAGGGCAAGAACGATCGCCCTGCTTCCTTTTGCCGTTTCCGAGGGATAA
- the rpsF gene encoding 30S ribosomal protein S6 yields the protein MRKYETILIANADLRDDEQTALIARYSGIVTGQKGILIKGDCWGKRKLAYAIKKQTRGIYVLLEYAGEGAVVNELERNLKIDDKILKFMTILKEDGIDPVALEKELAELKQRKADESKVTPPSRDEAPQPENDQPEKDAEIAETLPEDAATEAKEEN from the coding sequence TTGAGGAAATATGAAACGATTTTGATCGCCAATGCGGATTTGCGCGACGACGAACAAACCGCCCTCATTGCCCGGTACAGCGGAATCGTGACCGGACAGAAAGGCATCCTGATCAAGGGTGATTGCTGGGGCAAGCGGAAACTGGCGTACGCCATAAAGAAACAGACCCGGGGCATTTATGTCCTGCTCGAGTATGCCGGAGAGGGCGCAGTTGTCAACGAACTGGAGAGAAATCTCAAGATTGACGACAAGATTCTGAAATTCATGACCATTCTCAAGGAAGACGGGATTGATCCCGTTGCCCTGGAAAAGGAACTGGCCGAGTTGAAACAGAGGAAAGCAGATGAAAGCAAGGTTACCCCTCCTTCCAGGGACGAAGCCCCTCAACCGGAAAATGATCAGCCGGAAAAGGACGCGGAGATAGCGGAAACGCTCCCTGAAGATGCAGCAACCGAAGCAAAGGAGGAAAATTAA
- a CDS encoding thioredoxin family protein → MKDNSNWVEQKQDLEKMLTARNRVIALWYASWCPFCRKFLPIFEKHAEDPGHNFLFVRDDQEILGEKYAVEIVPTVLFFENGAVAKRLDGVAAVGLTEKQLVEFIAACP, encoded by the coding sequence ATGAAAGATAACAGTAATTGGGTCGAGCAAAAGCAGGATCTGGAGAAAATGCTGACCGCCAGGAACCGGGTAATTGCCCTCTGGTATGCCTCTTGGTGTCCCTTTTGCAGAAAGTTCCTGCCCATCTTCGAGAAGCACGCTGAAGATCCGGGTCATAATTTTCTGTTTGTCCGCGACGATCAGGAGATTCTCGGGGAGAAATATGCGGTGGAGATCGTTCCCACGGTGCTTTTCTTTGAGAACGGGGCGGTTGCAAAACGGTTGGATGGAGTTGCGGCCGTAGGGCTGACCGAAAAACAGTTGGTGGAATTCATCGCCGCCTGTCCCTAA
- a CDS encoding tetratricopeptide repeat protein codes for MAKQNKQQLQTQTKEAPRLAPNEMAARLFLTGFVCLCIGVGIGYFFGSQSGSISNSGSSAPFQAQTSPSSPNQPPAQNPAIAAQNEASLRALLVANPKNLEALIELGNLYYDQGQHQQAVEWYGKALAIDPNNVNVHTDRGASYWSLNQPDAAIAEFKKSLQVDPNHPQTLYNIGLVYLQGKNNRAEAKKAWQKLLTVSPNYPNRADIEQQLAAMAAAPPSGAPIAPKKARP; via the coding sequence ATGGCCAAGCAGAACAAACAGCAGCTCCAAACGCAAACGAAAGAAGCGCCGCGACTCGCTCCGAATGAAATGGCGGCGCGTCTCTTTCTGACCGGCTTCGTCTGCCTCTGCATCGGGGTAGGCATCGGTTATTTCTTCGGCAGTCAATCCGGCTCGATAAGCAACTCCGGTTCCTCGGCGCCTTTCCAGGCGCAGACATCTCCCTCCTCCCCAAACCAGCCGCCCGCTCAGAATCCGGCAATCGCCGCGCAAAATGAGGCCAGCCTCCGGGCCTTGCTGGTGGCGAATCCGAAGAATCTCGAAGCGCTGATTGAGCTTGGCAATCTCTATTACGATCAGGGACAGCACCAGCAGGCAGTCGAGTGGTACGGCAAGGCGCTGGCAATCGATCCCAATAATGTCAACGTCCACACGGATCGGGGTGCCAGCTATTGGAGCCTCAACCAGCCTGACGCGGCGATCGCCGAGTTTAAGAAATCGCTCCAGGTGGACCCGAACCATCCGCAGACCCTCTACAACATCGGCTTGGTTTACCTGCAGGGCAAAAACAACAGAGCAGAAGCAAAAAAGGCGTGGCAAAAACTGCTGACGGTCAGCCCGAATTATCCCAACCGTGCCGATATCGAACAGCAGTTGGCCGCGATGGCGGCAGCCCCTCCGTCCGGGGCGCCGATCGCTCCGAAAAAAGCCCGCCCCTGA
- a CDS encoding YybS family protein: MARTLDNELLQGWMIITVTFLFVALVPFIGPLVVVLTPLPVLYYASHLGRLRGFSVLAASFLTSYGILYLLKQPVHLPTLLMIAITGLLLSEVIKRNYSFEKTILTASLFLFFCGTAFIGLRSWQADIAPWKLIESYVAVLIKENIELYSQLNISQEQIKVIRENTGQITRFFAGVFPALGLSGSVLTVWANLLAGQMLLQVRKFSFPEFGDLTLWKAPEWLVWIFIAAGGMLFFPGEGIVILGMNLLIILCMIYMFQGLAITAFFFRKKQIPRLFRFFFYGLLLIQQYMLLIVVALGLFDLWVDFRKRIKDANHTDDNQ; encoded by the coding sequence TTGGCAAGAACCCTTGACAATGAATTGCTGCAGGGATGGATGATCATTACCGTGACCTTCCTCTTCGTGGCCCTGGTTCCTTTTATAGGCCCGCTCGTTGTCGTCCTGACCCCGTTGCCCGTTCTCTATTACGCCTCCCATCTGGGCCGGCTGCGCGGGTTTTCGGTTCTGGCGGCTTCGTTTTTGACGTCGTACGGCATTCTCTACCTCCTGAAGCAGCCTGTTCATCTGCCGACGCTGTTGATGATCGCCATCACGGGGCTCCTGCTGTCAGAGGTTATAAAGCGCAATTATTCGTTCGAAAAGACCATTTTGACGGCTTCCCTGTTTTTGTTTTTTTGCGGCACAGCTTTTATCGGCTTGCGCTCCTGGCAGGCCGACATCGCCCCCTGGAAGCTGATCGAAAGCTATGTGGCTGTTTTAATAAAAGAAAACATCGAGCTTTACAGCCAGTTGAATATTTCTCAGGAGCAAATTAAGGTGATCCGCGAAAACACCGGGCAGATCACACGCTTTTTTGCCGGTGTTTTCCCAGCATTGGGACTTTCAGGAAGCGTGCTTACGGTATGGGCGAATCTGCTGGCGGGACAAATGTTATTGCAGGTCAGGAAGTTTTCCTTTCCCGAATTCGGAGATCTGACTTTATGGAAAGCGCCGGAATGGCTGGTTTGGATTTTTATCGCCGCCGGGGGAATGCTGTTTTTCCCCGGGGAAGGCATTGTCATCCTCGGGATGAATCTGCTGATTATTCTCTGCATGATCTATATGTTTCAGGGTTTGGCCATCACAGCGTTCTTTTTCCGGAAGAAACAAATCCCGCGGCTGTTCCGATTTTTCTTCTACGGACTGCTCCTGATCCAGCAGTATATGCTGTTAATAGTTGTTGCCCTGGGCCTTTTCGATTTGTGGGTTGATTTCCGCAAGCGGATAAAAGATGCAAACCACACGGATGATAACCAATAA
- the rpoH gene encoding RNA polymerase sigma factor RpoH yields MYVPAVTGTLDVYISEINRFPILTAEEEFELAVRFKKYNDMQAAEKLVVSNLRFVVKIAHEYRNYGMKLPDLVQEGNIGLMHAVKKFDPYKGYRLISYAVWWIRAYIQNYLIKSWSLVKIGTTQTQRKLFFKLGQARKTLETLSEKHAEFSEIAESLGVKAAEIAEMETRMGSRDLSLNTAVNDESESTHLDYLTDAGEDQETSLIRKEETSIVQRNIAGALAKLNDKESFIIRNRVMADNPLTLQEVGDHFRVTRERARQIEKQALKKMALAIPYLREETKLLEA; encoded by the coding sequence TTGTATGTTCCGGCTGTTACGGGGACCCTTGATGTTTATATTTCGGAAATAAATAGGTTTCCCATCCTGACGGCGGAAGAGGAGTTTGAACTCGCCGTCCGGTTCAAAAAATACAATGATATGCAGGCAGCGGAAAAGCTGGTTGTCTCGAATCTGCGTTTTGTGGTCAAGATTGCCCATGAATACCGGAATTACGGAATGAAACTTCCCGATCTTGTTCAGGAAGGCAACATTGGCCTGATGCATGCGGTAAAGAAGTTCGACCCCTACAAGGGTTACCGTTTGATTTCCTATGCCGTTTGGTGGATACGCGCCTATATACAGAATTATCTCATAAAATCATGGAGCCTGGTAAAAATCGGCACGACCCAGACCCAGCGGAAGCTCTTCTTCAAGCTGGGCCAGGCAAGAAAGACGCTGGAAACCCTCTCCGAGAAGCACGCGGAGTTTTCAGAGATAGCCGAATCGCTGGGAGTCAAGGCAGCGGAGATTGCGGAAATGGAAACAAGGATGGGAAGCCGCGATCTTTCGCTTAACACGGCAGTCAATGACGAGAGTGAGTCCACCCATCTGGATTACCTGACCGATGCGGGCGAGGATCAGGAAACGTCCCTGATCCGGAAAGAGGAGACGTCCATAGTCCAGCGCAACATAGCCGGGGCGCTTGCCAAACTCAATGATAAGGAGAGCTTCATCATCCGCAACCGGGTCATGGCTGATAATCCGCTGACCCTGCAGGAGGTGGGCGATCACTTTCGGGTGACCAGGGAGCGGGCGCGGCAGATAGAAAAGCAGGCGTTGAAAAAGATGGCGCTCGCTATCCCGTATCTGCGGGAGGAGACCAAACTGCTGGAGGCCTGA
- a CDS encoding DsbA family protein translates to MRENFQIEIQWRAFPLHPETPEEGLTVEELFAGRGINIPEAMARLQKIARELDLPWGDRKKTYNSRFAQELGKWADTKGKGNEYHNAVFRAYFGDGKNIAKPDVLMGLVKAAGLPADEGKEALQKRTFKESVDADWALAEQRGISSVPTFELNGQTVAGAQPYEVLEQFLLKNGTKKRGAS, encoded by the coding sequence TTGAGAGAGAATTTTCAGATTGAGATCCAATGGAGGGCATTTCCTCTCCACCCCGAAACCCCTGAAGAGGGGCTTACCGTGGAAGAGCTATTTGCCGGCAGGGGCATCAACATTCCCGAAGCAATGGCCCGTTTGCAGAAGATAGCAAGGGAGTTGGACTTGCCTTGGGGCGACAGAAAGAAGACCTATAACAGCAGGTTCGCCCAAGAATTGGGCAAATGGGCAGATACCAAAGGAAAAGGAAATGAATACCACAACGCGGTTTTTCGCGCCTATTTTGGCGACGGTAAAAATATTGCCAAACCGGATGTCCTGATGGGGCTGGTGAAAGCTGCGGGGCTTCCCGCAGATGAAGGCAAAGAAGCACTGCAAAAGAGAACCTTCAAGGAGTCCGTTGATGCCGACTGGGCGCTGGCTGAGCAAAGGGGAATCTCCTCCGTTCCAACCTTTGAGCTCAACGGCCAAACCGTGGCCGGGGCTCAACCATACGAGGTTCTGGAGCAATTTCTCCTGAAAAACGGGACTAAAAAAAGGGGAGCGAGCTAA
- the dnaB gene encoding replicative DNA helicase, producing the protein MKDIDVSLHKIPPQNLEAEQSILGGILLDNQALNAVLEVLTQSDFYSDAHRKIFTSILELNNRNEPADLITLSNIMKDQKKLDQVGGVSYLASLVDNVGSAANIAYYAKIVKEKSILRNMIGAATEILNNSYDVGGDVDQILDQAEHAIFEISENKIRPSFSPIREIMKDSFQTIEKLYANKELITGVATGFDKLDDITSGLQKSDLIIIAGRPSMGKTAFALNIAQYAAQETGVPVAIFSLEMAKEQLVMRMLAAEARVDSQRLRKGFLGETDWPKLTDAAGRLSDAPIYIDDTPAITVIEMKAKARRLKAEAGLGLIVLDYLQLMRGSAYRDSREQEISEISRSLKALAKELSVPVIALSQLNRKVEDRTNRRPMMADLRESGAIEQDADVIAFIYRDEVYNKSEDNQEKGIAEIIIGKQRNGPTGVVKLAFQEKYTRFENLAIVASQ; encoded by the coding sequence ATGAAAGACATAGATGTTTCCCTGCACAAGATTCCCCCGCAAAACCTTGAAGCGGAGCAATCCATTCTGGGGGGAATCCTGCTCGACAATCAGGCGCTGAATGCGGTTCTGGAGGTGCTTACCCAGTCCGACTTCTACAGCGACGCCCACCGCAAGATTTTCACCTCGATCCTCGAGCTGAACAACCGCAACGAACCAGCCGATCTGATTACGCTCAGCAACATCATGAAGGACCAGAAAAAGCTTGACCAGGTAGGGGGGGTATCCTACCTGGCTTCGCTGGTAGATAACGTCGGTTCGGCGGCGAACATCGCCTACTATGCCAAGATTGTTAAGGAAAAGAGCATTCTGCGCAACATGATCGGCGCGGCGACCGAGATCCTCAACAACAGCTACGACGTGGGCGGGGATGTCGATCAGATTCTGGATCAGGCGGAACACGCCATCTTCGAGATCTCCGAAAACAAGATACGCCCCTCTTTTTCCCCGATCCGGGAGATAATGAAAGACAGTTTTCAAACCATTGAAAAGCTCTATGCCAATAAAGAGCTGATCACCGGGGTAGCCACCGGGTTTGACAAATTAGACGACATCACTTCCGGCCTGCAGAAGTCCGATCTGATCATTATCGCCGGTCGGCCCAGCATGGGGAAAACGGCGTTTGCCCTGAACATCGCCCAATACGCGGCACAGGAAACCGGCGTTCCGGTGGCAATCTTCTCGTTGGAAATGGCGAAGGAGCAGCTTGTCATGAGAATGCTCGCCGCCGAGGCCCGCGTTGATTCACAGCGTCTGCGCAAGGGCTTTCTCGGAGAAACGGACTGGCCGAAACTGACAGATGCAGCCGGACGTCTGTCCGATGCCCCGATTTACATAGATGACACGCCGGCGATTACCGTCATCGAAATGAAGGCAAAAGCGAGACGGCTCAAGGCGGAAGCGGGACTGGGACTTATTGTTCTCGATTATCTGCAGCTGATGCGGGGAAGCGCCTACCGTGATTCCCGCGAACAGGAAATTTCGGAAATCAGCCGCTCTTTGAAGGCCCTCGCCAAGGAACTCTCGGTGCCGGTCATTGCCCTTTCCCAGTTAAACCGAAAAGTTGAGGACCGCACCAACCGTCGGCCGATGATGGCGGATCTGCGGGAATCCGGTGCGATTGAACAGGACGCGGATGTAATTGCCTTTATCTATCGCGACGAAGTGTACAACAAATCGGAAGACAACCAGGAAAAGGGGATCGCCGAAATAATCATCGGCAAACAGAGAAACGGGCCTACCGGCGTCGTGAAGCTGGCCTTCCAGGAGAAATACACCCGTTTTGAAAACCTGGCGATTGTCGCAAGCCAGTAA
- a CDS encoding DUF134 domain-containing protein translates to MPRPKCCRQIFAMPEKISFKPEGERAALFVEVLLNLDEYEAIRLADLEGLYQAQAAARMNISRQTFGRIIEAAHRKVADVLVNGKVLKIEGGSVSMREEKPDRLPGCRRALGPECGKCSERGCPHCGEYA, encoded by the coding sequence ATGCCAAGACCGAAGTGTTGCCGACAAATCTTCGCCATGCCCGAAAAAATCAGCTTCAAGCCGGAGGGGGAGAGGGCTGCGCTTTTTGTTGAGGTGTTGTTGAACCTCGACGAATACGAGGCAATCCGCCTGGCCGATCTCGAAGGGCTGTACCAGGCGCAGGCTGCCGCGCGGATGAACATTTCCCGGCAGACCTTTGGCCGGATCATCGAGGCGGCGCACAGGAAAGTCGCAGATGTTCTCGTCAACGGCAAGGTTTTGAAGATTGAGGGAGGTTCCGTCTCCATGCGGGAGGAGAAACCGGACCGGCTGCCGGGCTGCCGGCGCGCACTGGGGCCTGAATGCGGCAAGTGCAGTGAACGGGGTTGCCCGCATTGCGGGGAATATGCATAA
- the wrbA gene encoding NAD(P)H:quinone oxidoreductase, which yields MKVFIVYYSLYGHIHRMAEAMKEGAAEVAGADVHLYRVPETLPEEVLKKMGALESQKAMAHVPVCKVEDLPQADAIIFGTPTRFGNMCGQMRQFLDATGGIWAQGALVGKVGSVFVSSATQHGGQESTILSFHITLLHHGMVLVGLPYAFAGQTRIDEMTGGSPYGASTIAGGKGERMPSENELAAARFQGRHVAEIASKLSRKP from the coding sequence ATGAAAGTTTTTATCGTATATTATTCTTTGTACGGACACATCCACCGCATGGCGGAAGCGATGAAAGAAGGCGCCGCGGAGGTTGCCGGAGCTGATGTTCATCTGTACCGCGTACCGGAGACCCTCCCGGAAGAGGTTCTGAAAAAAATGGGTGCGCTGGAGTCCCAAAAAGCCATGGCCCACGTTCCCGTCTGCAAGGTGGAGGATCTCCCCCAGGCGGACGCAATCATCTTCGGCACGCCCACGCGCTTCGGAAACATGTGCGGCCAGATGCGCCAGTTTCTCGATGCGACCGGGGGAATCTGGGCACAAGGGGCCCTTGTCGGCAAGGTCGGCAGCGTCTTTGTCAGCAGCGCCACCCAACACGGCGGTCAGGAATCGACCATCCTCAGTTTTCATATAACGCTTCTGCACCACGGAATGGTCTTGGTCGGCCTGCCCTACGCCTTCGCCGGGCAGACCCGCATCGACGAAATGACCGGCGGGTCTCCCTATGGCGCCTCCACCATTGCCGGAGGCAAAGGCGAGCGGATGCCGTCGGAAAATGAGCTGGCCGCAGCCCGCTTCCAGGGAAGACATGTGGCCGAGATCGCCTCCAAATTGTCCCGTAAACCTTAA